DNA sequence from the Streptomyces tsukubensis genome:
GGCTCAGGAGCCGTATCCGGCGGGCAGATGGATCGTCTTGTGCTCCAGATACGCGGCGTACCCCTCGGTTCCGAACTCCCGCCCGAGCCCGGAGTTCTTGTAGCCGCCGAAGGGGCCCAGCATGTCGAGGCTGAAGGTGTTGACGTTGTACGTCCCGGTCCGGATCCTGCGGGCGAAGGCGATACCGCGCTCCGGGTCGGCGGTCCACACGCTGCCGCTGAGCCCGTAGTCGGAGTCGTTCGCGATCCGTACCGCCTCCTCCTCGTCCCCGTACGGCAGCAGACAGACGACCGGTCCGAAGATCTCCTCCCGTGCCACGCGCATCCCGTTGTCGACGTCGCCCAGGAGGGTCGGTTCGACGTACCAGCCCCGCTCCAGCCCCTTCGGGCGGCCGCCGCCGGTGAGGATCCGGGCGCCTTCGCTCCGCCCGGCCCCGATGTAGTCGAGGGAGCGGCGGCGCTGGCGCTCCGCGACCAGCGGGCCGAGCCCGGTGGCGGGGTCCAGCGGATCACCGACGGTCAGCGCCTCCGCCGCGGCGGTCAGCGCTTCGGCTGTCTCCGCGTAGCGTGCGCGCGGTGCCAGGATCCGGGTCTGGGCCACGCACGCCTGACCGTTGTTCATCCAGGCCGCGGGGGCGATCCCGGCGACCGCTTCGGAGATATCGGCGTCCGGCAGGATCACCGCGGCCGACTTTCCGCCCAGTTCGAGGGTGACCCGGGTCAGATTGCGGGCGGCCACCTCCATGACGCGCCGGCCCGCGGCTACCGAGCCGGTGAAGGACACCTTGTCGACGCCCGGATGCCCCACCAGATACTCGCCGGTCCCGCGCCCCGCGGGCAGGATGGACAGCACGCCTTCGGGCAGTCCGGCCTCGCGGACGATCTCGGCGAGGAGATAGGAGTCGAGAGGGGTCTCCGGGGAGGGTTTCAGCACCGCCGTACAGCCCGCGAGCAGGGCGGGGGCGAGTTTGGCCGCCGCGGTGAACTGCGGGACGTTCCACGGCACGATCGCCGCGACGACGCCGACGGGTTCGCGCCGCACCAGGATCGGGCCGAGCACCCCCGCGCGCGGCTCCTCCTCCGCGACCGCGCGGGCCACGGTGATCGCGGAATCCCACACCATCATCGCGCCGAGCGCCTGGGCGAGGACGCTCCACGCGTACGGGGAGCCGTTCTGGGCGCTGATCACCCGGGCGAACTCCTCGTGACGTACGGCGATCGCGTCCTTGATCCGGCCGATGACCGCGATCCGCTCCTCCAGGGCCATCCGGGGCCAGGGCCCCTCGTCGAAGGCCCGGCGGGCGGCGGCGACGGCCCGGTCCGCGTCCGCCGGGGACGCGTGCGGGACCCGGCCGATGACCTGTTCGGTATGGGGCGAGACGACGTCGATGGTGTCGGTGCCGAGGGGGTCGGTCCAGGCTCCGCCGATGAAGAGCTGTTCGTGTGCGGTGAACTCCGTGGGTTCCGTGGGTTCCGTCATGGCCGCCGCCTCTCCCGCGCCGGGGCTTCTTCCACCAGATGTCCGACGAGATGTCCGACGAGATTTCTGAACGAGATCTCTGAACGAGATTTCTGACGCTGCGTCAGAACTGATATCAGCTCCGGGAGGAGTAATCCAGACCCGGGAGCCGGGCGGGGCGGACCGCGGGGGCCGGGGGCCGGGGCGCGGCGCCCCGGCCGGATCCCGGAGGCGGTGCGTACGGTGGGTGCATGAGCGGCACTCCCCCGCGTCCGGTACGCCCGGATCCGCGCCCACCGGCGGCCGGTGCGCGGCCCGAGCGGGTCTGGTACGCCTCGTACGGCTCCAACACCGACCCGGTACGGCTGCGCGCCTATCTCCTCGGCGGGCGGCCGGCGGGGGCGGCGCGGCCCACTCCGGGCTGCCGGGATCCACGGCCCCCCGAGCGGTCCATCCCGCTCGAACTCCCGGGCAGGCTGCACTTCGCGACCCGGTCGCCGGTCTGGTCGGGCGGACGGGCGTTCTGGGACCCGGACGCCGGGGGCACGACCTGGGCGCGGGCGTATCTGATCACGCTCGGCCAGTTCTCCGACATCGCGGCGCAGGAGATGTACCGCACCCCCGGCCCCGGTACGGATCTCGACCCGGCCGGGGCGCTGGCCGACGGGCGCGCGGCGCTCGGGCCGGGCCGGTACGAGACGCTGGTCTGCCCCGGGTTCGTCGGCGGGCTGCCGGTGCTGACCTTCACCGCGCCGTGGCGGTGCGGCGAGGTCCCCGGGGTGTGCCCGTCCGCCGCTTACCTGCGGCATCTGGCGGCCGGGCTGCTGGACGCCGGGGCGTGGGAGGCGTCCACGGTCGCGCGCTATCTGGCGGCGGCGCCGGGCGCGGAGGGGTGGACGCCGGAGCGGGTGGCGGAGCTGATGCCCGGCGCCGCGAAGCCGGCACCCGGTACCGCATAGCCGATGCCCGCTACCGCGAGAAAGCCCCGACGGCAGAGTTCCTGACACTGCATCAGATTCCGTTATGATGCAGTTGCCCACGTCAACGAGTAGCGGGGGTACGTGCCCCGGGGGCCACCGGCAGCGGGGCCCGCGGACCACCGCGAGCAGCACGAACAGCGCGAACAGGGGCACAGCCGGAGAACGAACCCCGCCGGGCACGGCGCCCACCCGCAGCCGCAGTCCCGCACGGGCCCACGGCGGCACCGATCGCCGCACCGTCCCGGAGAGCAGCCGAGGAGCGTGCATGCCACAGGTGATCGACCACGGCGGAGGCGTCTGGTCCGTCCAGGTCCCCATCCCCGACAACCCCCTCGGCCACACCCTGGTCCATGTCCTCGACACCGGCCGCGGCCCGGTCCTCGTCGACACCGGCTGGGACGACCCTGCCTCCTGGGACGCGCTCACCGAGGGTCTTGCCGCCGTCGGTACCGCGGTCCGCGAACTGCACGGGGTCGTGATCACCCACCACCATCCGGACCACCACGGGCTCTCCGGCCGGGTCCGGGAGGAGTCCGGGGCGTGGCTCGCGATGCACCCGGCGGACACCGCGATCGTCCGGCGCACCCGCGGCTCCCACCCCTCCCTCTGGTTCGACTATCTGACCGACAGGCTCGTCCGCGCCGGGGCGCCCGACGCGCATCTCGCGCCGCTGCAGGCGGCCCGCGCCGCGGGCCGGACCGGCGGCCTGCCCGGACTCGGCGCCGCCCTGCCCGACCGGGAGATCGTCCCCGGCGAGCTGCTGCCGCTGGCGGGCCGGAAACTGCGCGCGATATGGACGCCGGGGCATACCCCCGGGCATGTCTGCCTCCATCTGGAGGAGGCCCACCCGGCCGGGCTGCCCGGCGCCGGGAGGCTCTTCTCCGGAGACCATCTGCTGCCCGGGATCAGCCCTCACATCGGGCTGTACGAGGATCCCGAAAGCACTGTCGGAGCCGACGACGGCGACACCGATCCGCTGGGCGACTACTCGGCCTCCCTGGAGCGCATCGCCCGGCTCGCCCCGGCCGAGGTCCTCCCCGCCCACCAGCAC
Encoded proteins:
- a CDS encoding MBL fold metallo-hydrolase; translation: MPQVIDHGGGVWSVQVPIPDNPLGHTLVHVLDTGRGPVLVDTGWDDPASWDALTEGLAAVGTAVRELHGVVITHHHPDHHGLSGRVREESGAWLAMHPADTAIVRRTRGSHPSLWFDYLTDRLVRAGAPDAHLAPLQAARAAGRTGGLPGLGAALPDREIVPGELLPLAGRKLRAIWTPGHTPGHVCLHLEEAHPAGLPGAGRLFSGDHLLPGISPHIGLYEDPESTVGADDGDTDPLGDYSASLERIARLAPAEVLPAHQHAFTGAEARVRELLAHHEDRLRGLLALLSVPLTPWQAAERMAWNRPWSAIPHASRTIAVSEAEAHLRRLVKLGRAEVLPGIPTRYAAV
- a CDS encoding aldehyde dehydrogenase, with protein sequence MTEPTEPTEFTAHEQLFIGGAWTDPLGTDTIDVVSPHTEQVIGRVPHASPADADRAVAAARRAFDEGPWPRMALEERIAVIGRIKDAIAVRHEEFARVISAQNGSPYAWSVLAQALGAMMVWDSAITVARAVAEEEPRAGVLGPILVRREPVGVVAAIVPWNVPQFTAAAKLAPALLAGCTAVLKPSPETPLDSYLLAEIVREAGLPEGVLSILPAGRGTGEYLVGHPGVDKVSFTGSVAAGRRVMEVAARNLTRVTLELGGKSAAVILPDADISEAVAGIAPAAWMNNGQACVAQTRILAPRARYAETAEALTAAAEALTVGDPLDPATGLGPLVAERQRRRSLDYIGAGRSEGARILTGGGRPKGLERGWYVEPTLLGDVDNGMRVAREEIFGPVVCLLPYGDEEEAVRIANDSDYGLSGSVWTADPERGIAFARRIRTGTYNVNTFSLDMLGPFGGYKNSGLGREFGTEGYAAYLEHKTIHLPAGYGS